From the Lathyrus oleraceus cultivar Zhongwan6 chromosome 4, CAAS_Psat_ZW6_1.0, whole genome shotgun sequence genome, one window contains:
- the LOC127073969 gene encoding L-type lectin-domain containing receptor kinase S.1 gives MDTPPFHFLYFLLLIPSTLALDFIFNSFNTTTNLTLINDARVESPIIRMTNDTNKFSLGRVFYHTKLPMKPSSNSSNITSFSTSFIFSILPDVPNSPGFGLAFVLCNTTSPPAALSSQYFGLFSSAKTATVFPLLVVEFDTGQNPEFNDENNNHIGIDLNNILSKKQTPAGYFNSTGSFVSVQMNSGENIRAWIDFDGKNLEINVTVAPVGVSQPSKPTLSYRDPEMANYVSPEMFVGFSASKTNWIEAQRVLAWSFSDSGTSRELNTANLPVFKRKSASSLSGKAIAGIAVGCFVFALSCASVFILLYLRWRKNKRKEEEDDVEDWEMEYWPHRFSYDELSIATKGFQTVIGYGGFGSVYKGTLMNKTLVAVKRVKHDSKQGLKEFMAEISSMGRLQHKNLVQMRGWCRKGNELMLVYDYMPNGSLNKWVFDKSAQILGWDQRRRILVDVAEGLNYLHHGWDQVVIHRDVKSGNILLDADMRGRLGDFGLAKLYQHGQVPNTTRVVGTLGYLAPEAATAAAPTSASDVYSFGVVLLEVACGRRPLETDVVVEEIVLVDWVRDLYAGGHVVEAADSRIKGEFDVDDMEMVLKLGLACCHPEPDRRPTMKEVVAFLLGEDATEAPGKVLSDLAHGDDNGGGGGGGRESNEEAPLHSSIPI, from the coding sequence ATGGATACCCCACCGTTCCACTTCCTCTACTTTCTCCTCCTTATCCCCTCCACTCTCGCCCTCGATTTCATCTTCAACTCCTTCAACACAACCACCAACCTCACTCTCATCAACGACGCTCGGGTCGAATCTCCCATCATCCGCATGACCAACGACACCAACAAATTCTCTCTCGGAAGAGTTTTCTACCACACTAAACTCCCCATGAAACCTTCTTCCAATTCCTCAAACATCACTTCCTTCTCCACTTCCTTCATCTTCTCCATCTTACCAGATGTCCCCAATAGCCCCGGCTTCGGTCTCGCTTTCGTCCTATGCAACACAACCTCCCCTCCCGCCGCATTATCTAGCCAATACTTCGGCTTATTCTCAAGCGCTAAAACCGCTACCGTTTTCCCTCTTCTCGTCGTCGAATTTGATACCGGGCAAAACCCTGAATTCAACGACGAAAACAACAACCACATCGGAATTGATCTCAATAACATCTTATCCAAAAAACAAACACCTGCCGGTTATTTCAATTCCACCGGAAGCTTCGTATCTGTTCAAATGAACAGCGGTGAAAACATCCGAGCTTGGATCGATTTCGACGGCAAGAATTTGGAGATAAACGTTACTGTTGCTCCCGTCGGTGTTTCACAACCTTCAAAACCAACGCTTTCGTATAGAGATCCTGAAATGGCTAATTATGTTTCTCCTGAAATGTTTGTTGGATTTTCAGCTTCCAAAACGAATTGGATTGAAGCACAGAGAGTTCTCGCATGGAGCTTCAGCGACTCAGGGACTTCGAGGGAGTTAAACACGGCGAATTTACCAGTGTTCAAGCGAAAATCGGCGTCTTCACTTTCTGGCAAAGCGATTGCAGGGATTGCAGTTGgttgttttgtttttgctttgaGTTGTGCGAGTGTGTTTATATTATTATATCTTCGATGGcgaaaaaacaaaagaaaagaagaagaagatgacgttgaagatTGGGAAATGGAGTATTGGCCGCATAGATTCTCTTACGATGAACTAAGCATAGCCACAAAGGGTTTTCAAACTGTTATAGGCTATGGAGGGTTTGGAAGTGTTTACAAAGGGACTCTCATGAACAAAACATTGGTTGCGGTTAAACGTGTAAAACATGATTCTAAACAAGGGTTAAAAGAATTCATGGCGGAAATTTCAAGTATGGGAAGGCTTCAGCATAAGAATTTAGTACAAATGCGTGGATGGTGTAGAAAGGGTAATGAACTCATGTTGGTTTATGATTACATGCCTAATGGAAGCTTAAACAAATGGGTTTTTGATAAATCCGCACAAATTCTGGGATGGGATCAGCGTCGTAGGATTCTTGTTGATGTTGCAGAGGGTCTTAACTATCTTCATCATGGTTGGGACCAAGTTGTTATCCATAGGGATGTTAAATCTGGTAACATTTTGTTGGATGCTGATATGAGGGGAAGATTGGGAGATTTTGGTTTGGCTAAGCTTTACCAACATGGACAAGTTCCAAATACTACACGTGTGGTGGGAACGTTGGGGTATTTGGCGCCGGAAGCTGCAACGGCTGCGGCCCCAACTTCTGCGAGTGATGTGTATAGTTTCGGGGTGGTGCTGTTGGAGGTGGCTTGTGGGAGGAGGCCGTTGGAGACGGATGTGGTGGTGGAGGAGATTGTGCTTGTTGATTGGGTGAGGGATTTGTATGCAGGAGGGCATGTGGTTGAAGCTGCTGATTCTAGGATTAAGGGTGAGTTTGATGTGGATGATATGGAGATGGTGTTGAAGCTTGGGTTGGCCTGTTGTCATCCTGAGCCGGATAGGAGACCTACCATGAAGGAAGTTGTTGCGTTTCTTCTTGGGGAGGATGCAACAGAGGCGCCGGGGAAAGTTTTGTCCGATTTGGCTCATGGTGATGACAATGGTGGTGGTGGCGGCGGGGGCAGGGAATCGAATGAAGAGGCCCCTTTGCATTCCTCTATTCCTATATGA
- the LOC127073970 gene encoding ferric reduction oxidase 8, mitochondrial codes for MELILLKDPRLKYNLTSVVIKCQGWWTNTLYDLIQTELNKGANKRKGIPVAMEEPYGPASLDFLKHDSVHMVVRGNAITSFLSILAEIDSSINRSKFPSRIQRVHVIKRAQDVCLLHSITHLLLNQASRKFHLKVKLFVMKHN; via the exons ATGGAGTTAATTCTGCTGAAAGATCCAA GGCTAAAGTATAACCTTACAAGTGTTGTGATTAAATGCCAAGGGTGGTGGACCAATACTCTTTATGATTTGATACAAACCGAGCTAAACAAAGGTGCTAACAAAAGAAAGGGTATACCTGTTGCAATGGAAGAACCCTATGGACCTGCTTCATTAGACTTTTTAAA ACATGACAGTGTACATATGGTTGTCAGAGGAAATGCGATAACATCATTTCTGAGCATTTTGGCCGAGATTGATTCGTCCATCAACAGAAGTAAGTTTCCATCAAGGATACAACGTGTACATGTCATAAAGAGGGCACAAGATGTTTGTTTGTTGCATTCAATCACGCATCTGCTACTCAACCAAGCAAGCCGAAAGTTTCATTTGAAAGTAAAGTTGTTTGTCATGAAACACAACTAG